A genome region from Streptomyces antimycoticus includes the following:
- a CDS encoding MFS transporter, whose amino-acid sequence MPSATSGAPAQCPYTAVPLRETTAGRTAPLRETTANRTAPLVLYASVLTTLLAASSAPTPLYPLYQNQWGLSALTITVIFSAYSLTLLLALLTVGALSDHLGRRPVLVGALVLEAVSMVLLATADGAGALIAARVLQGASTGAATSASGAALLDLDDPLRPGRSALTNSITPVAGMAGGVLVSTLLIPLSPAPTVTVYLLLAALFVAQAAAVAFTAESGHRRPGALRSLLPRLGVPPSARRALLTVGTGVVAVWALGGLYSSLGPALVRLVAPGTPRTAGGMVFFTVSAAAALTVWTLRRTAPTTAATGGCLAVIPSAALSLGALHGAGPLALFGGAALAGIAFGAVSQGALRMMLGSLDERDRATTVAAYYVLSYLAMSLPAIAAGAATQHYGLRIASYAYAVGAAVLAAAAVAALTASPRDALPR is encoded by the coding sequence ATGCCCAGCGCCACCTCCGGCGCCCCCGCGCAGTGCCCCTACACAGCCGTCCCCCTCCGCGAGACCACGGCCGGCCGCACCGCGCCCCTCCGCGAGACCACGGCGAACCGCACCGCGCCCCTCGTCCTCTACGCGTCGGTCCTCACGACCCTCCTGGCCGCGTCCAGCGCCCCCACCCCGCTGTACCCGCTCTACCAGAACCAGTGGGGCCTGTCCGCGCTCACCATCACGGTGATCTTCAGCGCCTACTCCCTGACCCTCCTGCTGGCCCTGCTCACCGTCGGAGCCCTCTCCGACCACCTGGGACGGCGCCCCGTCCTGGTGGGCGCGCTGGTCCTGGAGGCCGTGTCCATGGTGCTGCTGGCCACGGCGGACGGCGCCGGAGCGCTGATCGCCGCCCGGGTCCTGCAAGGAGCGTCCACCGGCGCGGCCACCAGTGCTTCGGGAGCGGCGCTCCTCGACCTCGACGACCCGCTGCGCCCCGGCCGATCGGCCCTGACCAACAGCATCACCCCGGTGGCCGGCATGGCCGGCGGCGTGCTCGTCTCGACCCTCCTCATCCCCCTCTCCCCCGCGCCCACGGTCACCGTCTACCTGCTGCTGGCCGCACTGTTCGTGGCGCAGGCGGCCGCGGTCGCCTTCACCGCGGAGAGCGGGCACCGACGCCCCGGCGCGCTGCGGTCGCTGCTCCCGCGGCTCGGCGTGCCGCCCTCGGCCCGCCGCGCGCTGCTGACCGTGGGCACGGGTGTCGTCGCGGTCTGGGCGCTCGGCGGTCTCTACTCCTCCCTGGGACCCGCGCTCGTACGCCTTGTGGCCCCCGGCACTCCCCGTACGGCGGGCGGAATGGTGTTCTTCACCGTCAGCGCCGCCGCCGCGCTCACCGTATGGACCCTGCGGCGCACGGCGCCGACCACCGCCGCCACCGGCGGCTGCCTGGCCGTCATCCCCTCCGCCGCCCTGAGCCTGGGCGCCCTGCACGGCGCCGGACCGCTCGCCCTGTTCGGCGGCGCGGCCCTGGCGGGCATCGCCTTCGGCGCCGTCTCCCAAGGGGCGCTGCGGATGATGCTCGGCTCGCTCGACGAGCGGGACCGGGCCACCACAGTGGCCGCCTACTACGTCCTGAGCTATCTGGCGATGAGCCTGCCCGCCATCGCCGCGGGCGCCGCCACCCAGCACTACGGGCTCCGCATCGCCTCCTACGCCTACGCCGTCGGCGCCGCCGTCCTCGCGGCCGCGGCGGTGGCGGCACTCACCGCGTCACCGCGCGACGCACTCCCCCGCTAG
- a CDS encoding MBL fold metallo-hydrolase produces the protein MHTAHSIETPFWTVGDLTVHRIDEVLLPPQTGPWLLPDATTDVVTQQDWLRPDFADQEGILRLDSHSFAFEVSGLKVLVDTGIGNGKTRANPAWHDLHTDYLERLTAAGFPPESIDLVILTHLHTDHVGWNTHEVDGAWVPTFPHARYLTSRAEREFWASYDMDEPRAQMFRDSVTPIEEAGLLDLVDVLTEGTEVAPGLRLIPTPGHTPGHIALQLTSRDKTALITGDCIHHPVQLAHPTIGSCVDIAPEQSEATRRELLGSLADTDTLLLGTHFPPPTAGRVITHDNTYRLSPVRPDAR, from the coding sequence ATGCACACAGCGCACAGCATCGAGACTCCCTTCTGGACCGTGGGCGACCTCACCGTCCACCGCATCGACGAGGTGCTCCTGCCGCCGCAGACCGGGCCGTGGCTGCTGCCCGACGCCACCACGGACGTGGTCACGCAACAGGACTGGCTGCGCCCGGACTTCGCCGATCAGGAGGGCATCCTGCGCCTCGACAGCCACAGCTTCGCCTTCGAGGTGAGCGGACTGAAGGTGCTCGTCGACACCGGCATCGGCAACGGCAAGACACGGGCCAACCCCGCCTGGCACGATCTGCACACCGACTACCTGGAGCGTCTGACCGCCGCCGGATTCCCCCCGGAATCGATCGACCTGGTGATCCTCACCCATCTGCACACCGATCACGTCGGCTGGAACACCCACGAGGTGGACGGCGCATGGGTGCCCACCTTCCCCCATGCGCGCTACCTCACCTCCCGCGCCGAACGGGAGTTCTGGGCGAGCTACGACATGGACGAGCCGCGCGCGCAGATGTTCCGTGACTCCGTGACCCCGATCGAGGAAGCGGGACTGCTCGACCTGGTCGACGTCCTGACCGAGGGCACCGAGGTCGCCCCCGGGCTGCGGCTGATCCCCACGCCCGGCCACACTCCCGGCCATATCGCCCTCCAGCTCACCAGCCGCGACAAGACGGCGCTGATCACCGGCGACTGCATCCACCACCCCGTCCAGCTCGCCCACCCCACCATCGGCTCATGCGTCGACATCGCCCCCGAGCAGTCCGAGGCCACCCGCCGCGAACTCCTCGGCTCCCTCGCCGATACGGACACACTCCTGCTCGGCACCCACTTCCCGCCGCCCACCGCCGGCCGTGTGATCACCCACGACAACACCTACCGGCTCTCGCCCGTGCGCCCGGACGCACGGTGA
- a CDS encoding sarcosine oxidase subunit gamma gives MAEPTNAAGAGAGAVAGAGPVALRTSPLAHLVERMRTATVTGPRGVTLTEWPFRTMVNLRVDPASAAAVRIEESLGAPLPRQCGHTTASGSHTVLWLGPDEWLVLSPADRVDATAVVAELRAALGADPGSVVDVSANRTTLELSGPAARQVLEKGCPLDLHPRAFGPATRCRPRWGPSRCCSGRSTAPRPTGCSPVLVRRLPGALAHRRDERVPRAGAGLMGCPDGVGRARCTSRRHRASGRTGESR, from the coding sequence ATGGCTGAGCCGACGAACGCCGCAGGCGCAGGCGCAGGGGCAGTCGCGGGCGCGGGCCCGGTGGCGCTGCGCACCAGCCCCCTGGCCCATCTGGTGGAGCGGATGCGCACCGCCACCGTCACCGGCCCCCGGGGCGTCACGCTGACCGAGTGGCCGTTTCGCACCATGGTGAACCTGCGCGTCGACCCCGCCTCCGCAGCGGCCGTCCGCATCGAGGAGTCCCTGGGGGCGCCACTTCCGCGGCAGTGCGGCCACACCACCGCCTCGGGTTCGCACACGGTTCTCTGGCTCGGACCCGACGAATGGCTCGTGCTCTCCCCGGCCGACAGGGTCGACGCGACCGCCGTGGTCGCCGAGTTGCGGGCGGCACTCGGAGCGGATCCGGGCTCGGTCGTGGACGTCTCGGCGAACCGCACCACGCTGGAGCTGAGCGGCCCGGCCGCTCGGCAGGTGCTGGAGAAGGGCTGCCCGCTGGACCTGCACCCGCGGGCCTTCGGCCCGGCCACGCGGTGTCGACCACGGTGGGGCCCGTCGCGGTGCTGCTCTGGCAGGTCGACGGCGCCCCGACCTACCGGCTGTTCCCCGGTCCTCGTTCGCCGACTACCTGGCGCGCTGGCTCATCGACGCGATGAGCGAGTACCGCGGGCCGGAGCTGGGCTGATGGGGTGCCCTGATGGAGTGGGCCGCGCTCGATGTACGTCCCGTCGTCACCGTGCGTCCGGGCGCACGGGCGAGAGCCGGTAG